CCcaatataatgtatatcataTGTAATAATATCAATTTACGTCCATATGTGGTATGATGgttttgttaaaatgttgtCAATGCTCAAATTTCTGGGTTTTTGGGTTAAGTTAATTTGACAGccaggttcatgtaaggacgtgccaggtttgttagtAGAGGAAAGTCAGAGTGCCCTGAGTAAAAGcaccgaccagctgtcagtacctagcaactgccccacatgggattctaactcaagacccagaggtggagggcttgtggtcaTATTTGTCGAGACATCTAAACCACTCGGCCACGGTGGCCCAAAAACTTATTAGGTACACTAGTTTGAAATCTATATCTTAAGCATCAAATTATTATGTTTGATATGGCCTAATAGGAATAAAGGTCATTGAATATAAACCCACTGAATAGCATTTCACAAGCTAGGAATAAACAGCCAAAGGAAATACATGATGCTTATTTTATCAAGTACATCAGTGCAGAAAGAATAGCCAATGGAAGTCGCTGTTACTTAAGTAAGTGTATAAGTTCTGAGGGAATATCCAACGAAAATGCCTGTTACCTTACCAAATCCATCATTTCAGATAAAATAGCCAATGAAAATCCCTGTTACTTACCAAGTCTATCAGTTCTGAGAGGATATCCAATAAAAATCCCTGTTACTTACCAAGTCTATCAGCTCAGATAAGATATccaatgaaaatgcatattaCTTACCAAGTCTATCAGTTCTGAGAGGATATCCAATAAAAATCCCTGTTACTTACCAAGTCTATCAGTTCAGACAGGATATCCAATGAAAATGCCTGATACTTACCAAGTCGATCAGCTCTGGGACAACATGTGGCTGCTTGGTGTGGTGATAGAGTATAGTGCCCAGTAGGGACTGCAGAGTAAGCAAGTGATCCTCTCTTACAGGCACTGCAACCAAAAACATCAACATCACTTCACATTATCTAAAGCTAGGCTATGATTGCAGATGTCTATTTAAGAAAGAGCTAAATATTAATGGCAAAGGAAAGTTAGAATTCCCTGAGAAGAACCATAAAAAAATAGTCAATAGTTAGTGTCCTCACATACGCCTATAACTTACAAAGAAGACTTAATTCAAACAGGCACAAAAGCATACCCGAACAGGAAATATAATATCTGGTGCACAAGTACAATTTGGTCTCAATTTGAAAACTTTTGATGAAATGGCATTTGCAGTGTATGCAAAGAAGAGTAACTGTCACAAAAATGACAGAGCGTAACAGTGTGTGATGAAATccacaaaattttacaaattttgaaaaacagcTTAAAGAAGAATCAGATTTGATTCCAATGACAGAAGCCTTCTGCACAACTTGTGTGATGATATAAAGTTTGTGATTCGTGATTATAATTCAATGTTATGTGGTTATCACCTTTGGGCAGTGGATATAAAGTTCGTGATTCGTGATTATAATTCAATGTTATGTGGTTATCACCTTTGGGCAGTGGATATAAAGTTCGTGATTCGTGATTATAATTCAATGTTATGTGGTTATCACCTTTGGGCAGTGAAGACTTGGGGTTGAGTATCTCCTGTCCAATCTCTTCCTCTACTGTCTTCTCTGTTTTATCAAGCGTCTGGTCCAACTGGGAATGTCGGATCTCTTTCAGGTTCACCATCACATCCTTACCCACCAACAGAAACGGACACCAGTAGTACGGCTCGCTGAATCTATCATGGAAATTATAATACTGAGATGTaccattatacatataatacaatagAACTGGAATCAAGGTTAAAATGGATTATTATCAATGTATATAATCTGTAAAGGGTTAGTGTCTTAATGACATTCCTTCAATCCAACGAGTaaagttttatatttcatataattatacCAAGGTTATAATCTTGTTACTTGAGCACAACACTAAcctaattatatatctttaaaacattaaactCCATTTAGAACAAATCAATTTGGTTTCCTTTTATATTCATACCAATAACCAGAGACATGCATTTCTGAACAAAAACATATTGtctcaaaataataaaaattaaaggaCAAATGGCATCACTTTGGTGTTAATCCTTAGCCTATGGGTGGAAAAGAATTAGTTTCATTGCActgaattttgtttaaaaatgataCATGAGCATCACATGCTTGAAGGTTTCATCAGAAAATTTAAAAGAGTAAAAAATTATTGCCCAGACAAGAAATGTTGAAATGTTTACACAAATATGACTTATCATCTTGAAGTCAGGTTTCATGTGACAAAAACAGTAAAGAAATACAATAGAAGACATAATTGATACGTTTctgtagatataatacagacCTGTTGTCCTCTCTGACTGCCTGAAGAGCAGTGGTTGTTGCTGCTGTCAAATAAGTACCACTCTGTAGGTTAGCGTAGAAGTGAAAGTAGAACTTATTGACTGCTTCGTTAGGTAAGGGCCAGCCATACACAAGTACACACTCTGCACCTATATCAGTGAGTACATTACCAGTGttacatattttatctaaatatttaGTGGTTTGATGATCCAAAACTCAGTCGCTCACAAAACGTTTTGTTGGAATAGCATATCTCAAACTATAATACAGTGACTTGTGATTTCTCTCCTCAATTAGGTGTAAGATAAAGTTTAGAATATTATGAAAAGAGTTTAAATGATGATCTATCAGTGGgcaatggttttttttcttattttttcttaattaagcTCATATAAGCAGAAAATCATCTTTGCAATGAACAATGATGTTAAATGTCTGTTCATCATGGAAATCAGATAAAATATACAGTAGCTGAGCTAGAAAATTAAGTTTGCACATTCCAGCTCTTTAATAGACTCTCAGATCAAGAGAATTGCATATTGATGATTGACCTTTAGTGTATAAATATACCTACCGGCTGCCAGGAAAGCACCAGCCAGTTCATAGCCAGGGTTGATGGTCTCTTTGAGACGGTAGGGACTATAGCCCACATTTAGTACGACGAGCTGGGCCGACAACTTTAGATCCAGAATATCCTCAACAGTGACTAGATAGGAGGACTCCTTAGGGGGCCCCTCCTCCAACTGGACGGGACTGGGGCTGAACACAAGTAATCCCTCCTTATAACACCCATAGGAAGCTGAAACAAGAAATCAATCACTTGAATACCACAGaatgtttcaattttttttagaaCTTCAATTTGCCTAATGTCAGTAGCCTAATATCAACTCATATACTATTATGTTATCACAAAACTGAAGGAGTGTGAGAAATGTGATATACCTATAACCACCTTTGTCAACACTAATATAATATTCAGAACAAACCAACTCTAACACTGTAATGGACTAAATCCAGAAAACCTTACCTATGTGTAGGACTGTGGCCTTGGGAGCATCCTGTAGGAAGCGCTCCTTCGTGGCCTCGCAACCTGTGATGGCGTCAACATCTAGGTACGAGGCGATAGTTTTACACTCCTGACGTGCCCAGTCTAGGTCCAACAACGATGGCCTCCACTCACGCCCATGAAGCATCAGTCTGGAAGTATTCTCTTCTATAATGTCTTACATTTCGTGATTAACAACTTAATCAAATGCATCACATTAATCGAACAATAGAGCTTCAAAAGAAAGTGATATTGATTGAATGAGTCTGTCATTAAAGCTATTAAACTAAAGATACTCTTCCTAACACAAgattgaatgatttttgatttttatataatattcatgATTAGTACACTTGTCCCTAAACTATAATAAGATATATGCTAACTTTGGGTAAGTTGATATCTTACACATGTGACTAAGATATCATCTTACAGCATAGTAATTGCAAAATTTCTAATTGGCAGAgttcaaatgaaattaaaacaaaatctataaaaaaatacacataacTTTCTTTTTGTACATAATTTATCTTATACTTTTCTGAGAACATCATTAATCAGTTTGCTTTTCCACGCACATTCAACTATCAAAACCTACTTTTCTGGTAGTATTAATGTAATTCATATTTCGGGgacattaaaataaacttttttctGGTAGTATCAAACTTATTTATATTTCGGGGACATTTAAATAAACTTACTTTTCCGGGAGCATGGGATTACCAATCACCATACATCTGTCTTGACTGGAAACCTGCTCAAACTGGGTGATACACTGAGCCGAGGTTGTAATGTCAGTACCAGTTGAGGTCCGGGTGGTGAGAGTGGAGTAGTTGTGGATGTTTAACATCTTGTCTGGAAGTACAGGGTAACCTATAACTGGTCGCGGCGACAACACACTTATCGTTGGGTTCAGTTTCTCTACAGGTAAATGCTGTAAACTGGCTGCCTCCGTGCCGGAAAACTCAGAGATTCCAGGTAGAATCTGAGTGGACTGCCTTGTAGATACTTTATTGAGGTCATCCGAGAGTTTTGTGTTGTCTTTTACTGGCGTCTTTCCTCTGGACATGCTGGATGTGACAAGTCGAGGGTTGGACACCTTTTTCAGGTCTATAATGGCCTCAGACGAGGCCACACTTGAGTTTTCGCCGGGTGTCGTACTGGCAGATGGCATCATTAAGGACAACACTTTACTTAGACCACCCTTCCGTGCCTGTGTCCGTTCAAACTCTAAATCATCCTTCTCTCTTAAGTGATTAAGTTCATTGTTTATAACTTTCTCCAATGCAAGAAGACTTGGAAGGTAGGTAATGCGGAATCGGTCATACAGATAcctgaaatttaaaataaaataggaaaatatgtaatttagaaaatactataataattaatatcgaAATATGCAAACATGAAGAGTCAATTCTACTGGAATTTGTGTTAATGTCCTATTCACTTATAAACATTGGCTGCTGCGTTGTATATAAATGAAGTAGGTTGATTAAAGCCAGAGTTCCCAGTAAAAACACAATGACCTACGGCCAGAACCTAGCAAATGCCTCATGAGGGCTTTTTCTATCAACCCAGAGGGAATCAAGGACAGGTGGGAGAATTTCAGATACTTTCACCCATTGACCATCAAAAACCTAACATAAAAATGTCCCTTACGTAGTTACCTGGAATACCAGTCCTGTAGGATACCAAAAGGACAGTGATGGAGCTGTTTGTCTGGGATGATGATAAGAGGACTTTTAGGCTCCAGTTTTATCAGGATGTCCTCTACTGGAGCCAGTAACAGGTCAAATAGTCGGCGTGCTGGTGTTTTTAGGGGTTTTTCCATGGAGGCATCCTCTTCCGATGTAGTCTTTTTTAAGTCACTGTCAGTCTTCCCTAGCATCAAGTTTTTTTTCCTAACTAACTCCAGTTCCAGATCTTTTGGAGGTAAGCACCTGTTCTCACAGGAGCTTTGTAGTGACTTACGATCAGTATACTCCCTCATTTCATCTAAAGTGTCTTTTACCTGAAGGAGAATCATCCATGTTAAATCTGCTCCTTTGTGGTAATTCTGGTTTATTCTAATGTTTTATACAGCAGTACTTAAAATCTGGTTGTATTACATGATCTCAGGAGTTTATATGAATATTACATTCTCCAAAAGGAAAAAGGTTGGATATAAATAGTCCATCATATGGTAGTTTATTTTTAAGATAAAGCACTTTGACAGTCAATTTTCTACAcatgaatgaaaaatgaaaataattatttccatttgatgttatttttaaaaacatacaataagataatattaataataaattaatttattaaacagGGGTGTTGAAATCCATTTGCCTGATGCCCGGGGCAACCAGTTTTTGAGTTTAAGGAAGTTGAAAATGTTGGTTTACTTAAAGTGTCACCCATTgatcaacataaaatacattatacaatatcatgtcttcttcatatttataatatattaaaaatactttGTAAGTTATGTAGTTTCAGAAATATCCTTATTTCTCAACATTACTGAGTGAGTAATTCTTATGAGTATTATGTTTTTAAAGGACATACTATAATACAAAAAATCAGTCATGTAATTTTGCTTATGGTATTAATTGTTCAATAGTTACAAAGGGGAAgtatttcacaaataaataaatggttTCCATAGACTTCACTTGGTGTTAATTATATCTTCTCATATACATTtcaatacagaatgtatatatgttaataacCAAGTTGGAAAGGACTTAAATAAGGGTAGCCTGATATCCGATATATTCactgttttaattaaaatcaataaaatcttGTTGACATCgaaaatacagaatgtataatataaattaaagaCTACACTTTCACAGTTGTTTATATAGAGTGAATTCAATCACTGACTAATGACTATGGTAATGCTGTTctatttgttgaaattaaaaatgcGTAATAAGCCACAACCAATCACTGCCATGTTTTCAAAAAATTACGTATGTGCATAAGAAGTTAAGTTAACGTTGAACGACTAAAGGAAATTGGTGGTTGAGCTCTAGTCAATAAGACATGCTCATTACAATTTCTTGTGTCTGTGCACATGTGCACAAAATGAAACTAAAATAAGTTTGATCACACTTTAGTTTCACTACGGTGACTATAGCTTGTGATTGAAATAGCTCATAATTATATTGTTTACTGTATACTGACCTGCTGTACCATGTTTTTGTCGTCCTCAGCCTTACGAGAGTAGAACCGTACAACCCCTTGACCTGGCGCCAGTACCCACAGCAACAAGTGACTGTCTATCAGGGAATAGAACAGTACATACGCACTCTGCTGGCTCACTAAGCGATTGATACGGTCAGGGCTCCACACCTCAAGTACTGAACCATGACTATAACTGGTCAGCCCTAACGACAACGAGGCTAGGTACCCGGGCTGCTGTGTCAGGTGTCGTCGCCGGTACATCTCTGCAAATTGTAGACATTCGTCTTTATTGCCCAGTTTGGCTAGAACAGACTGCATACCATCGTAACACTGCGATAACTGTTGGTGGTATTCTAGGGGACAATGGGTATCTTCATCCTGATGTTCACgtattttcatttccaaatATGGAATTAATTTCGAAAAATGTTTCCTTGCTAACTCAATGTCCATCATTTGTGTGGAATGTTGTTTTATACAAGCGATGTTAAATTCACAGAGTGTCTGTATGTCAGAGTAGAAGTAGTCCTGAGCTAGGTCGTAGGCCTGCTCGTAGTAATGTATGCTATACTGTTTTCTCTTCAGATCACGAAAAGCGTTTCCCATTTTACACAAAGCAGTAGCTTTACCTCTATAGTCTGTCCGTATACATGCATTATACATAGCTTCATAATTCTGTACTGCTGCCTCATAGTCCCCCTTCAACATGTAAGTATCCGCTAACATTTCCCTGGATATTGTCATCATTCTAGTGTCTTTGGATTTGTCAGCGATTGCGATATATTGGTCATGATAGGTAACAGATAGTTTCCAGTTGCGAAGAGATGCATAAACACTTCCAAGACAGCCATACGCCTGAGCCACACCTTTCTTATCTCCTGCTTCTTTagaattttttaaatacatttcataatttttcaaaGCTTCTTTGTAGTTTCCGAGAATTTCATTGAGCATCCCTGCATTGTGATACGACTCACCAATGATTTTTCCAGTCAAGTTGTACTTGTCTAATAGGTTAGTATATTGCCTAGCATGAACCACTGCACAATGCATGTTACCAATAGACTTGTATGCAATGCTGAGATTCAGATGGAGGCCACATTGTAGCTCACGTGTCCAGAAGTCCGGAATATGATCCTCAGTTCCGAACTCCTCTATAAGTTCTGACTCGAGGTGTAGTAGTTTCTCGTAGTAAACTATAGCTTGGTGGAGATCGCCACTCTCTAGGTACAAGGTGGCAATGTTCACCAGCGCTTTGGTCTGGTAGATTTGTTCGTGAGTAGCTATGGCAGTGGACAAACACTCCTGGTAGAGACTGATGGCCTGCTCACTATGCTTCATGGCAGAGTGAGCATTAGCCATGGTTAGTAACACACGCATGGTGATGCCTTTCTGATTTGTTTGGAACTTCTGGGCAGATTCTAGTACTTTAACACAAATGTCGTATTTCTTTGCCTGGAATAGACATACACCAACCTCGCTCAGCTTCTTATAGGCATCCATATCTGTCAAACGAATACAAAATACAACTAAAGTTTTAAAACATGTGCAATCCATCAATAAGATCACAAAGCTGACTATGTTTAATAATAGATAACTAcaacatttcattttgaaaaaaaattcttcttcagCTAATGTTTCTCACAGCATTTTAGTGAAATAATCAATTGCTTAAATAAAtctgaaatgaaaaagaaaatttctTTATTGTTCTTTATTGTAAATGTTATGTAATACTTATCTTATTAAAGACTCATTTGAGATTAATTTTAGGTACTGGTCATGTTTTCAAGCCAAAAGACTTCAAAACCATATTGTGGAAAATGGCACCTATATCTTGTCACCACTCTACAATGTATGAAGAGCACTAAGTTATTACCCAGTAATGTTTCAGCCAGATCTATGGACAAGTTACAAATGTTTCCAACCACAGCAGCAATGTGATCAGTGATGTCCTCGGCATTGTCAGGGTCAAGGTCGAGGGCAGTCAGTAAGGCATTGATGGACTCACGGTTTTGGTGCATGTGGAAAAGAGTAATTCCTTGTAGCTTGTAAACCTGAGATGTCAGATGATAAAAGGTGCACAAGAGACATAACCAATATTATCAAATGATTCATGTATAGttcttaatacatgtattttaatgtcaattttattttgtttttttttaaaaacatttttatctcTAGATACCTTGTAAAAAGATCATGTACATCAAATATAgggagatatcttatatacaatGCATGTTGTCAAATCCTTTGTCAAATTTTTATTGGTGAAATTTGTTGAAACTGAAACTGCACATAGAATAAAATGACATTGTAAATTTGTGGAGAAGGGAAAAGTGTTTCAGATATTATCTTTGACCACATTCTTTGATCAGTCTAGGCTGGAAAGTTCTGGGTAAACCCTGACACATACAGCTAAGgtaaatttcatttttccatTACACATCCTTATTATAGCCTACCTCTGGGTTGTCTGCCTCAATCAGAATCATCTGTTCTGTATCCCTGAGTGCCCTGATGAAGTCCCCCTCCTCAAGGTAGGCAGCTGTCCGAGCCATCAACACCTCTACATTCTTGTCATCTATTTCCAGGGCTTCATTGTAGAGTTTTACAGCTTCTCCATAGTCATGGATGTGCATGGCTTCATCTCCTCTCTCCTTCAGTGTCTTTACCTATGATGATAATTAACTTACACTTGTAAATCTCTGTAATAGTTTATCAAATAAACCAATTTTAGAGAATCTAACAATTAACTATCTTGCAATCTGTCTTTATTTACCATTTACATGTACTGAAAATATGCCTACATAATATTTCTAATTGTTTATCTTTCATGACACAAATTGAACATGGTACataacatgtatgtatgatttACACAAAATAGCAGTTGTAAACTAAAGTGAAACATGTGTCACCTCGAGGAGTTCCTCAGCCTCGCTGATTGGCTCGCTACCCTCAGCCAGGCTAGGCATACTGAAGCTGTGAGACAGGTTGGTACCAAAGTGACTCCTACTCTCCATAGTTCACTGTCTCTTATTCATGCCCTGTCTTAGTCAAAGACCATTCTGACACTCCGGATGCCAATTTTTGACCGATTAtctaatcaaataaaataaacaaaatgagtAATAGTTATTCGTCATTTGTATTATATCGCAATCACGCTCAATATAACACTGATACATCACATTTATGTTGGATGAATCAAATATGTTGTTAATTATTTGGTTACATTGTCCATGTTCTGCACACTGGTTGGTTGCAGCAGGTGCTTGTTCAGTAGAGTGAGCTTGTTATCAATTCTATGATTATGAAGGTGAAAATTCAAAGGCAAACATATgcaataaatttcaaatgatgcaCTTCAAAGTGACAAATTACCTTTTTATCACGACATTTCTAGAGGTTCGTGTCAAGCCACCATAAACATAATAGATCCAATGATCAATTTTTGGCTTTAATTCACCGGAAGTCCTCGTTACTATACACAACATTCAACGATAACTTAACATGAGTAAGTATAAAATATCAACCGAACCAATCGTATACGAAGAGTTGTCGTTCCTTCAACACTATGCAAACTGTGTCCGTCATCTGGATTATGGAATCGCGGTTTTAGAGACCCTCACTGGGACCGGGGCTGACTGGGACCGGCGCTTGTGAGGCCCATAAAGATAGATAACTCGTCTATGCTTAGAGCAATACTatatgtctatatgtctacTGTACACGTGTTAAAATACATCGAGGTTAAcctgatttttaaaataagtgtgttagtgttatttcggactgaagaaggctctatagtggctgaatatatattccatagaaatgattttgattttactttgaatttattttggccttttatttcggatatactagctttataccgtttttcctcattatgattAAAATAAGTGATTTAgtgtatattgatattatgtattttgtcagctctatacccctggactatctcatagtgaaattgaaggcagttcagccgaaaacatttgaccaatcacaggccagcaaagatttcctttgaagactacagagagagcgatgactaatatcaaagccacacagtcgaccacagtgtaccgttatacgctcttttgatgtacatcaaatgactaaattacctgttctattctgttgcctccagttttactatgagatagtccaggggtgtagagatcgctAGTGATCGggagccctggagtatcgaggatggtatttTGTAGCTTTATCTGAATGTTACTGATAGTTGTTtctattttcttgcattttcatCCACGTTCCCGCTGAGTTATTTACCAATGtatgttttcaaatgaattagCTATTGACTCCATCCTTTTGAGTTCTTGTTGTTTAAACGCtaaagagaaaaagaaagatattttttaaacatgtggcaaaattgttttaaaataaagaaatcattttaaactTATGGAAATATTTTAAACGCTTTTAAATACATGCTGACAAAGTCTCAGCTCTA
This genomic window from Argopecten irradians isolate NY chromosome 4, Ai_NY, whole genome shotgun sequence contains:
- the LOC138321132 gene encoding tetratricopeptide repeat protein 28-like isoform X2, which produces MESRSHFGTNLSHSFSMPSLAEGSEPISEAEELLEVKTLKERGDEAMHIHDYGEAVKLYNEALEIDDKNVEVLMARTAAYLEEGDFIRALRDTEQMILIEADNPEVYKLQGITLFHMHQNRESINALLTALDLDPDNAEDITDHIAAVVGNICNLSIDLAETLLDMDAYKKLSEVGVCLFQAKKYDICVKVLESAQKFQTNQKGITMRVLLTMANAHSAMKHSEQAISLYQECLSTAIATHEQIYQTKALVNIATLYLESGDLHQAIVYYEKLLHLESELIEEFGTEDHIPDFWTRELQCGLHLNLSIAYKSIGNMHCAVVHARQYTNLLDKYNLTGKIIGESYHNAGMLNEILGNYKEALKNYEMYLKNSKEAGDKKGVAQAYGCLGSVYASLRNWKLSVTYHDQYIAIADKSKDTRMMTISREMLADTYMLKGDYEAAVQNYEAMYNACIRTDYRGKATALCKMGNAFRDLKRKQYSIHYYEQAYDLAQDYFYSDIQTLCEFNIACIKQHSTQMMDIELARKHFSKLIPYLEMKIREHQDEDTHCPLEYHQQLSQCYDGMQSVLAKLGNKDECLQFAEMYRRRHLTQQPGYLASLSLGLTSYSHGSVLEVWSPDRINRLVSQQSAYVLFYSLIDSHLLLWVLAPGQGVVRFYSRKAEDDKNMVQQVKDTLDEMREYTDRKSLQSSCENRCLPPKDLELELVRKKNLMLGKTDSDLKKTTSEEDASMEKPLKTPARRLFDLLLAPVEDILIKLEPKSPLIIIPDKQLHHCPFGILQDWYSRYLYDRFRITYLPSLLALEKVINNELNHLREKDDLEFERTQARKGGLSKVLSLMMPSASTTPGENSSVASSEAIIDLKKVSNPRLVTSSMSRGKTPVKDNTKLSDDLNKVSTRQSTQILPGISEFSGTEAASLQHLPVEKLNPTISVLSPRPVIGYPVLPDKMLNIHNYSTLTTRTSTGTDITTSAQCITQFEQVSSQDRCMVIGNPMLPEKLMLHGREWRPSLLDLDWARQECKTIASYLDVDAITGCEATKERFLQDAPKATVLHIASYGCYKEGLLVFSPSPVQLEEGPPKESSYLVTVEDILDLKLSAQLVVLNVGYSPYRLKETINPGYELAGAFLAAGAECVLVYGWPLPNEAVNKFYFHFYANLQSGTYLTAATTTALQAVREDNRFSEPYYWCPFLLVGKDVMVNLKEIRHSQLDQTLDKTEKTVEEEIGQEILNPKSSLPKVPVREDHLLTLQSLLGTILYHHTKQPHVVPELIDLLDSSLKRLHTEELNQQTTNLSLHLTGSIGGLDLLKCLGFHFQAKGATLSNPYVVYPHWNRDELLVPCYDALRAVSEITKDTTCTERIHSMLPLSQDMVSLIIDLTSITKHAPEIQLKVNDLSVRPLWQNPSVKKTLNAIGFHQIGLLLNFNRTPQNKTLLTAVLQLFLALSAYKSQVLLYRLDVNLLGKPGTTKAIKPTMLQEVGRLPSLTPLLLPRNQLRMSTPWLSRAEKADEMDEKVKLARGKSDLDERYTEYQERARTWHQITVVAQANESLSKFGRPRTTPTKVKVLPGASASRERIPVQREHMMGIPEVDQRRDYAQYVLQQRLNNIDLRHRNDVMKLYLPYIQST
- the LOC138321132 gene encoding tetratricopeptide repeat protein 28-like isoform X1; the protein is MESRSHFGTNLSHSFSMPSLAEGSEPISEAEELLEVKTLKERGDEAMHIHDYGEAVKLYNEALEIDDKNVEVLMARTAAYLEEGDFIRALRDTEQMILIEADNPEVYKLQGITLFHMHQNRESINALLTALDLDPDNAEDITDHIAAVVGNICNLSIDLAETLLDMDAYKKLSEVGVCLFQAKKYDICVKVLESAQKFQTNQKGITMRVLLTMANAHSAMKHSEQAISLYQECLSTAIATHEQIYQTKALVNIATLYLESGDLHQAIVYYEKLLHLESELIEEFGTEDHIPDFWTRELQCGLHLNLSIAYKSIGNMHCAVVHARQYTNLLDKYNLTGKIIGESYHNAGMLNEILGNYKEALKNYEMYLKNSKEAGDKKGVAQAYGCLGSVYASLRNWKLSVTYHDQYIAIADKSKDTRMMTISREMLADTYMLKGDYEAAVQNYEAMYNACIRTDYRGKATALCKMGNAFRDLKRKQYSIHYYEQAYDLAQDYFYSDIQTLCEFNIACIKQHSTQMMDIELARKHFSKLIPYLEMKIREHQDEDTHCPLEYHQQLSQCYDGMQSVLAKLGNKDECLQFAEMYRRRHLTQQPGYLASLSLGLTSYSHGSVLEVWSPDRINRLVSQQSAYVLFYSLIDSHLLLWVLAPGQGVVRFYSRKAEDDKNMVQQVKDTLDEMREYTDRKSLQSSCENRCLPPKDLELELVRKKNLMLGKTDSDLKKTTSEEDASMEKPLKTPARRLFDLLLAPVEDILIKLEPKSPLIIIPDKQLHHCPFGILQDWYSRYLYDRFRITYLPSLLALEKVINNELNHLREKDDLEFERTQARKGGLSKVLSLMMPSASTTPGENSSVASSEAIIDLKKVSNPRLVTSSMSRGKTPVKDNTKLSDDLNKVSTRQSTQILPGISEFSGTEAASLQHLPVEKLNPTISVLSPRPVIGYPVLPDKMLNIHNYSTLTTRTSTGTDITTSAQCITQFEQVSSQDRCMVIGNPMLPEKLMLHGREWRPSLLDLDWARQECKTIASYLDVDAITGCEATKERFLQDAPKATVLHIASYGCYKEGLLVFSPSPVQLEEGPPKESSYLVTVEDILDLKLSAQLVVLNVGYSPYRLKETINPGYELAGAFLAAGAECVLVYGWPLPNEAVNKFYFHFYANLQSGTYLTAATTTALQAVREDNRFSEPYYWCPFLLVGKDVMVNLKEIRHSQLDQTLDKTEKTVEEEIGQEILNPKSSLPKVPVREDHLLTLQSLLGTILYHHTKQPHVVPELIDLLDSSLKRLHTEELNQQTTNLSLHLTGSIGGLDLLKCLGFHFQAKGATLSNPYVVYPHWNRDELLVPCYDALRAVSEITKDTTCTERIHSMLPLSQDMVSLIIDLTSITKHAPEIQLKVNDLSVRPLWQNPSVKKTLNAIGFHQIGLLLNFNRTPQNKTLLTAVLQLFLALSAYKSQVLLYRLDVNLLGKPGTTKAIKPTMLQEVGRLPSLTPLLLPRNQLRMSTPWLSRAEKADEMDEKVKLARGKSDLDERYTEYQERARTWHQITVVAQSESVKANESLSKFGRPRTTPTKVKVLPGASASRERIPVQREHMMGIPEVDQRRDYAQYVLQQRLNNIDLRHRNDVMKLYLPYIQST